TGTCAAGCGCAGACACCCCTTCCCCAAGGGTGCGGTCAGCCCAACAAGTCCGATTCCATAACAAGGGGCGCTGCACGGCATTCGCCCGTCCACCAAACTCTGCACGGATCAGCAATGCACACATTGGTCCTCCGCCGACTCCTTCGCTCATCCGCTCACTTCTTGGTGGAGCGTCGATAGGCAGCCTGCCATCGCACGTCCAGCGTGCTCTTTGGCAGGTCGATTTCAATTCCATTGAGCTCCCCTGACAAAGTGAGCTGGCAGCTGAGCCGTGAGGCATCCGATACACCAGACGCCTTATCAAGGCAGTCCTGCTCTGCATCCGTGATGGCAAACAGCCTTCCCACCTTGCCTAGCCACTCCGCAGAGTGAAGGAGAACATGGCAGGTGGAGCACTGGCAGGTGCCGTTGCAAGCCCCCGGCACCTCCACCGGCAGAGTGGTGTCGTCACGGATTGCCTCCATCAAGTTGTCGCCCTCATTGTACATACGCTCGTAGGCGGTTCCGTCACGGTCGCGGATACGCACGAGAACCTTGCCAGGTGTCTCGGAGCGGAGGGACGTCGCTGAAGACacggagggaggagagaggccAGTCCCTGAGGCGCAGCATAACCTGGAGAGCTTGATGGGCGTCATCGTACCACTGAGACTTCTGGGCAGTGGCAAGGTCACAAGGGAGCAACCGCGGCGACGGACAAACATGGAGCTGGAGAACCACAAGAAAAGATGTGCACCTCCACATGATCAAGCAGAGAAAATAAGGGTTGCCCTCGCACGGGAGCCGACGAGCCGTCCGCTGACGTCAAAGTTGCAGTGACAACGAAGGATGAGCATAGCGGATGATGAGAGTAGAGGTCTACAAGTGACAACCACGAGACTCAGGGAGGCGCGGATGATCAACATGAGTGAGAGGAGGAGTCCTCCTCGCCCTATTTCGTCGCCTCATAGGCGAGCATCCGTTTTCTTGAGCAAGGATGTTACGAGGTCGCTAGACAGTCCCGAgaagctctctctctctctgtgtgtgtgtgtgtgtgcgcgcgcagcgaggaTGGAGATGAGCAACACAACGGAAACTCTCAACGCTACCGTTTgacgcggcacacacacacacaggcagagtCCGTATGCGCATCCTTCGCTGTGCCTTAGGTGGGTGCAAGAGCaacgactctctctctctctctgccaccCACTACCTCCCTTCTTTTCTCCTCCCTTTTCACGCAAACCCAACGCGCATGCAAAACCTCTTCGCATCACCGTGGGGAAGCAGAGGACCAACGCCCCTCCACTCGTCTCTGTTCCAAAGGCTCTGTGAGCGGCCTTTACGCGTCActgagagacacacacgcacgacagGATACAGCACTCCCACTTACAGGCAGAAAA
This Leishmania major strain Friedlin complete genome, chromosome 31 DNA region includes the following protein-coding sequences:
- a CDS encoding ferredoxin, 2fe-2s-like protein, whose translation is MFVRRRGCSLVTLPLPRSLSGTMTPIKLSRLCCASGTGLSPPSVSSATSLRSETPGKVLVRIRDRDGTAYERMYNEGDNLMEAIRDDTTLPVEVPGACNGTCQCSTCHVLLHSAEWLGKVGRLFAITDAEQDCLDKASGVSDASRLSCQLTLSGELNGIEIDLPKSTLDVRWQAAYRRSTKK